One region of Bactrocera neohumeralis isolate Rockhampton chromosome 5, APGP_CSIRO_Bneo_wtdbg2-racon-allhic-juicebox.fasta_v2, whole genome shotgun sequence genomic DNA includes:
- the LOC126760798 gene encoding serine/threonine-protein kinase PAK mbt gives MFSKKKKKPLISMPSNFEHRVHTGFDKREGRYVGLPLQWASIVGNNQILKSTNRPLPLVDPSEITPTEILDLKTIVRPHHNNNKADTTSLNSSITPNASGALGNHQTAHAHYFTEHNNAANAAGSATGGISHNTGGIVLPKTSHVARSNSLRSSSPPRVRRDLRGNANVPPAVPEESASTTAPTPVPGQTIGYGGYKPPINGPATNVSTGGTAGYGMYTQHNTQNGGGHGPLAVRTDFIASQQQQHPTQPQSALGNTTAMTALHYRTAPPPHQLAGGGQPPQTSPVGSVASGTRSTHSHASSAHTHPHNNNNGGSGFAPYQPGAIQSAQHAAKHLGGGGDQNQNPHHTHPHLHAKSASRASSSSGGASGVGSAVGGASGLGVAPPPKQEQRLTHEQFRAALQMVVSAGDPRENLDNFMKIGEGSTGTVCIATDKSTGRQVAVKKMDLRKQQRRELLFNEVVIMRDYHHPNIVETYSSFLVNDELWVVMEYLEGGALTDIVTHSRMDEEQIATVCKQCLKALAYLHSQGVIHRDIKSDSILLAADGRVKLSDFGFCAQVSQELPKRKSLVGTPYWMSPEVISRLPYGPEVDIWSLGIMVIEMVDGEPPFFNEPPLQAMRRIRDMQPPNLKNAHKVSPRLQSFLDRMLVRDPAQRATAAELLAHPFLRQAGPPSLLVPLMRNTRQH, from the exons ATGTTctcaaagaagaagaagaaaccgcTGATTTCTATGCCAAGTAATTTTGAGCATCGCGTGCATACGGGATTTGACAAACGTGAGGGACGTTATGTTGGCTTACCGTTGCAATGGGCTTCCATTGTTGGCAACAATCAAATACTAAAGTCAACAAATAGGCCACTACCTTTAGTGGATCCCTCTGAAATAACACCGACGGAAATTCTTGATCTTAAGACAATTGTGCGACCTcatcacaataacaacaaagcggatACGACCTCATTAAATAGCAGCATTACACCGAATGCTAGTGGAGCGTTAGGAAATCACCAAACCGCGCATGCGCACTACTTCACCGAGCATAACAATGCGGCAAATGCTGCAGGTTCGGCAACAGGTGGCATTAGCCACAACACAGGTGGTATTGTACTACCGAAAACGTCTCATGTAGCCCGCTCTAATTCTTTGCGCAGCTCCAGCCCGCCCCGTGTACGACGGGATTTGCGTGGCAACGCCAATGTACCGCCAGCAGTGCCTGAAGAAAGTGCATCAACTACAGCGCCCACGCCCGTGCCTGGCCAAACAATCGGTTACGGTGGTTACAAACCACCAATCAATGGTCCTGCGACAAATGTATCAACAGGTGGCACGGCTGGCTATGGTATGTACACGCAACATAATACACAGAATGGGGGCGGTCATGGACCACTAGCAGTACGCACCGATTTTATAGCgagtcaacaacaacagcatcctACACAGCCACAATCAGCACTCGGCAACACGACAGCGATGACTGCCTTACATTACCGCACGGCGCCACCGCCTCACCAACTTGCGGGAGGTGGGCAGCCACCACAGACTTCTCCAGTAGGTTCAGTAGCTAGCGGGACACGTTCGACGCACTCACATGCCTCATCGGCGCACACACATCcacataacaataacaatggtGGCAGTGGCTTTGCGCCATATCAACCTGGCGCCATACAATCCGCACAACATGCTGCGAAACATTTAGGAGGCGGTGGAGACCAAAATCAAAATCCACACCATACACATCCGCACTTGCATGCGAAGTCAGCGTCGCGCGCATCTAGTTCAAGTGGTGGTGCGAGCGGCGTAGGTAGTGCAGTCGGCGGGGCCAGTGGCCTAGGCGTTGCGCCGCCCCCTAAACAGGAACAGAGGTTGACACATGAACAG TTCCGTGCCGCTTTGCAAATGGTTGTATCGGCTGGCGATCCTCGTGAAAACCTAGACAACTTCATGAAAATAGGTGAAGGCTCTACAGGCACAGTGTGCATAGCTACTGACAAGTCAACAG GTCGTCAAGTGGCTGTTAAAAAAATGGATCTGCGCAAACAACAACGACGTGAATTGCTTTTCAACGAAGTGGTCATTATGCGCGACTACCACCACCCGAACATTGTGGAGACCTACTCAAGTTTCTTAGTAAACGATGAGCTCTGGGTCGTCATGGAGTATTTGGAGGGCGGTGCGCTCACCGACATTGTCACACATTCACGCATGGACGAAGAGCAAATCGCTACAGTGTGCAAGCAATGCTTAAAAGCATTGGCCTATTTGCATTCACAG GGCGTTATTCATCGCGACATCAAATCCGATTCCATCCTACTGGCTGCCGACGGTCGAGTCAAACTCTCAGATTTTGGCTTCTGTGCGCAAGTCTCGCAGGAGCTACCGAAACGTAAATCACTCGTTGGCACACCATATTGGATGTCACCCGAGGTAATATCGCGTTTGCCATACGGTCCCGAAGTCGATATCTGGTCACTCGGCATTATGGTCATCGAGATGGTGGACGGCGAACCGCCCTTCTTCAACGAACCGCCGCTACAGGCGATGCGACGCATACGCGATATGCAACCACCGAATTTGAAGAATGCTCACAAAGTCTCACCACGACTCCAATCGTTCTTGGATCGCATGCTGGTACGTGATCCGGCACAGCGTGCCACTGCCGCGGAACTGTTGGCGCACCCATTTTTGCGACAAGCGGGGCCACCATCGCTCTTGGTGCCCTTAATGCGCAACACGCGGCAGCATTGA
- the LOC126760818 gene encoding RNA polymerase II subunit A C-terminal domain phosphatase SSU72 isoform X1, with protein MSNNSNLSVAVVCSSNMNRSMEAHHFLAKKGFNVRSFGTGERVKLPGTAIDKPNVYEFGTPYDTIYQDLLTKDKQYYTQNGLLHMLDRNRRIKKCPERFQECKEQFDIIVTVEERVYDQVLEHMESCDPIDNRPVHVFNVDIEDNHEEALMGAFLITDMINMVIMKTNNKRLPVLILKIKLPVEVIEAHELRGVISKLLVYVVHTNNKISKFIFCLHKYTVHSMKMNALYYFVILFYSWAI; from the exons ATGTCGAATAATTCGAATTTATCTGTGGCTGTGGTCTGTTCCTCAAACATGAATCGTTCAATGGAGGCACACCATTTCCTAGCGAAGAAGGGCTTCAACGTGCGTTCGTTTGGCACTGGTGAACGTGTAAAACTCCCAGGCACAGCTATTGATAAACCAAATGTTTACGAATTTGGCACGCCTTACGACACAATCTATCAGGATCTGCTTACAAAAGATAAACAATA CTACACACAAAACGGGTTACTTCATATGCTTGACCGTAATCGAAGAATTAAAAAGTGTCCAGAACGCTTTCAGGAATGCAAAGAACAATTCGATATCATTGTGACCGTGGAAGAGCGCGTCTACGACCAGGTGCTGGAACACATGGAGTCTTGTGATCCCATCGACAATCGACCTGTACACGTATTCAATGTGGATATCGAGGACAATCATGAAGAGGCTTTAATGGGCGCCTTTCTTATCACGGACATGATAAATATGGTAATAATGAAGACCAACAACAAACGTCTACctgttttaatattgaaaataaaattgcctGTGGAGGTGATTGAAGCGCATGAGTTGCGGGGAGTGATTTCAAAGCTTTTGGTGTACGTTGTTCacacaaataacaaaatatcaaagtttattttttgcttgcatAAATATACGGTACACTCAATGAAAATGAAcgctttatattattttgtaattctatTTTATAGCTGGGCTATCTGA
- the LOC126760818 gene encoding RNA polymerase II subunit A C-terminal domain phosphatase SSU72 isoform X2, giving the protein MSNNSNLSVAVVCSSNMNRSMEAHHFLAKKGFNVRSFGTGERVKLPGTAIDKPNVYEFGTPYDTIYQDLLTKDKQYYTQNGLLHMLDRNRRIKKCPERFQECKEQFDIIVTVEERVYDQVLEHMESCDPIDNRPVHVFNVDIEDNHEEALMGAFLITDMINMMAKSTDLDNDIDELLQEFESRRNKTVLHSVLFY; this is encoded by the exons ATGTCGAATAATTCGAATTTATCTGTGGCTGTGGTCTGTTCCTCAAACATGAATCGTTCAATGGAGGCACACCATTTCCTAGCGAAGAAGGGCTTCAACGTGCGTTCGTTTGGCACTGGTGAACGTGTAAAACTCCCAGGCACAGCTATTGATAAACCAAATGTTTACGAATTTGGCACGCCTTACGACACAATCTATCAGGATCTGCTTACAAAAGATAAACAATA CTACACACAAAACGGGTTACTTCATATGCTTGACCGTAATCGAAGAATTAAAAAGTGTCCAGAACGCTTTCAGGAATGCAAAGAACAATTCGATATCATTGTGACCGTGGAAGAGCGCGTCTACGACCAGGTGCTGGAACACATGGAGTCTTGTGATCCCATCGACAATCGACCTGTACACGTATTCAATGTGGATATCGAGGACAATCATGAAGAGGCTTTAATGGGCGCCTTTCTTATCACGGACATGATAAATATG ATGGCAAAATCAACCGATCTGGATAACGATATTGACGAATTGCTGCAAGAATTCGAGTCTCGGCGCAATAAAACTGTTCTGCATTCGGTACTTTTCTACTGA